In Mycolicibacterium mucogenicum DSM 44124, the following are encoded in one genomic region:
- a CDS encoding fatty acyl-AMP ligase produces the protein MTPGSGLFQIEDCVDDAGAVTLPPGATLIALIDGNVAHLPDMVAYRYLDYSGADVRTFEVTWSELGVRLAAIAARVQAVIERGDRVAIMAPQGLDYVAGFFAAIKAGAIAVPLFAPELPGHAERLDIALHDARPAAILTTAAARPAVTEFLSAHPDLGAPTVIAIDEVPDDAGVSFEPVHLEIDDVSHLQYTSGATRPPVGVEITHKAVGTNLIQMILSIDMLDRNTHGVSWLPLYHDMGLSMIGFPTVYGGHSTLMSPTAFIRRPLRWIQALSEGSKVGRVVTAAPNFAYEWAAHRGAPSPGDDIDLANVVMIVGSEPVSMDAIKSFNSVFESYGLPKTAIKPSYGIAEATLFVSNIAPDAEATVRYFDREQLASGAAVPVAEDAPGAVAQVACGQPASSLWVVMADPATGSEQPDGRVGEIWLQGNNIGRGYWGLPEETREVFHARLRRTLPLNSHADGSDVDGSWLRTGDLGFYLDGELYVTGRLADVITIGGQNHYPQHIETTAADASPLVRRGYVTAFSVPGDGGEQLVIIAERASGTARHDPQPAIESVHALVAERHGVTVADVRLLPAGGIPRTTSGKLARRACRAAYLDGSL, from the coding sequence ATGACACCGGGTAGCGGCCTTTTCCAGATCGAGGACTGCGTCGACGACGCCGGGGCGGTGACGCTGCCACCCGGCGCGACGCTGATCGCCCTGATCGACGGGAACGTCGCGCATCTGCCCGACATGGTGGCGTACCGCTACCTGGACTACTCCGGTGCCGATGTGCGAACTTTCGAAGTGACGTGGTCCGAGCTCGGGGTGCGGCTGGCGGCCATCGCGGCCCGGGTGCAGGCGGTCATCGAGCGCGGTGACCGCGTTGCCATCATGGCGCCGCAGGGCCTCGACTATGTCGCCGGGTTCTTCGCGGCGATCAAGGCCGGCGCCATCGCGGTGCCGTTGTTCGCGCCCGAATTGCCAGGGCATGCCGAGCGTTTGGACATCGCGCTCCACGACGCGCGACCGGCGGCGATCCTGACGACTGCGGCGGCGCGGCCGGCCGTCACCGAATTCCTGTCCGCGCATCCAGACCTGGGTGCTCCGACGGTCATCGCCATCGATGAGGTGCCGGACGACGCGGGCGTTTCGTTCGAACCCGTCCACCTCGAGATCGACGACGTCTCGCACCTGCAGTACACCTCGGGCGCGACCCGCCCGCCCGTCGGCGTAGAGATCACCCATAAAGCGGTGGGCACCAACCTGATTCAGATGATCCTGTCCATCGACATGCTGGATCGCAACACACACGGCGTCAGCTGGCTGCCGCTGTATCACGACATGGGGCTGTCGATGATCGGCTTTCCCACGGTGTACGGCGGGCACTCGACGTTGATGTCGCCGACCGCGTTCATCCGCCGGCCGCTGCGGTGGATCCAGGCGTTGTCCGAGGGCTCGAAGGTCGGCCGAGTGGTCACGGCTGCACCGAATTTCGCCTACGAATGGGCCGCGCATCGTGGTGCGCCGAGCCCGGGGGACGACATCGACCTGGCGAATGTGGTGATGATCGTGGGCTCTGAGCCGGTCAGCATGGACGCCATCAAGAGCTTCAACTCGGTCTTCGAATCGTACGGACTCCCGAAGACGGCGATCAAGCCGTCCTACGGCATCGCCGAGGCGACACTTTTCGTATCCAACATCGCGCCCGACGCGGAGGCGACAGTGCGGTACTTCGACCGCGAGCAGCTCGCGTCCGGCGCGGCGGTGCCGGTGGCCGAGGACGCACCGGGTGCGGTGGCGCAGGTGGCGTGCGGGCAGCCGGCGAGCAGTCTCTGGGTGGTGATGGCGGACCCCGCCACCGGCAGCGAACAGCCCGACGGTCGAGTCGGCGAGATCTGGTTGCAGGGCAACAACATCGGCCGTGGTTACTGGGGGTTGCCCGAGGAGACCCGAGAGGTTTTCCATGCTCGGCTGCGCCGCACCTTGCCGCTGAACAGTCACGCCGACGGCTCTGATGTCGACGGATCCTGGTTGCGGACAGGCGATCTGGGCTTCTACCTCGACGGAGAATTGTATGTCACGGGTCGTCTGGCCGACGTGATCACGATTGGCGGGCAGAACCACTATCCGCAGCACATCGAGACGACGGCCGCCGATGCGTCGCCACTGGTGCGGCGTGGCTACGTGACGGCTTTCAGCGTGCCGGGGGATGGCGGCGAACAGCTCGTGATCATTGCCGAACGTGCGTCGGGCACGGCCCGCCATGATCCTCAGCCGGCGATCGAGTCGGTCCATGCGCTCGTTGCGGAGCGTCATGGCGTGACCGTCGCCGACGTCCGACTGCTGCCCGCCGGCGGCATCCCGCGGACCACCAGCGGGAAGCTGGCGCGCCGTGCCTGCAGGGCTGCCTATCTGGACGGCAGCCTGTAG
- a CDS encoding NtaA/DmoA family FMN-dependent monooxygenase (This protein belongs to a clade of FMN-dependent monooxygenases, within a broader family of flavin-dependent oxidoreductases, the luciferase-like monooxygenase (LMM) family, some of whose members use coenzyme F420 rather than FMN.) → MSKPVKQIHLAAHFPGVNNTTVWSDPAAGSHIEFSSFEHFARTAERGKFDFLFLAEGLRLREQNGEIYDLDVVGRPDTFTVLAALAAVTERIGLTGTINSTFNEPYEVARQFASLDHLSDGRAAWNVVTSWDAFTGENFRRGGFLAEDERYERAKTFLQTALELFDSWHGDEIVADKTSGVFLSDPDAGAFEHTDSHFDIHGRFNVPRSPQGRPVIFQAGDSDEGREFAASAADAIFSRHSTLEAGQAFYTDVKGRLARYGRRHDELLILPAATFVIGDTDDEAADLAHEVRRAQVSGQTAIKFLEQVWNRDLSDHDPDGPLPAVDPVVGENTIARGRASVRMFRDPLAIAAEWRAKAEAQNLTTRELIVEVTGRQSFIGSPQTIAETIDRFVQADASDGFILVPHITPGGLDPFVDRVVPLLQERGTYRTDYTGTTLRDHLGLAPLPRPAVRTNVSAEVAS, encoded by the coding sequence ATGAGCAAGCCAGTCAAGCAGATTCATCTCGCAGCGCACTTTCCGGGCGTCAACAACACCACGGTGTGGAGTGACCCCGCGGCCGGCAGCCACATCGAGTTCAGCTCCTTCGAGCACTTCGCGCGCACGGCCGAGCGCGGGAAATTCGATTTCCTGTTCCTGGCCGAGGGCCTGCGCCTGCGCGAACAGAACGGCGAGATCTACGACCTCGACGTCGTCGGGCGTCCGGACACCTTCACCGTGCTGGCCGCGCTGGCCGCGGTGACCGAGCGAATCGGGTTGACCGGCACCATCAATTCGACCTTCAACGAGCCCTACGAGGTGGCTCGGCAGTTCGCCTCGCTGGACCATCTCTCCGACGGCCGCGCGGCCTGGAATGTCGTCACATCGTGGGATGCGTTCACGGGCGAGAACTTTCGCCGTGGCGGGTTCCTGGCGGAGGATGAGCGCTACGAGCGGGCCAAGACATTCCTGCAGACGGCGCTGGAGTTGTTCGACTCGTGGCACGGCGACGAGATCGTGGCGGACAAGACGAGCGGCGTGTTCCTGTCCGATCCCGATGCCGGTGCGTTCGAGCACACGGACAGCCACTTCGACATCCACGGCCGGTTCAATGTGCCGCGCAGCCCGCAGGGGCGTCCGGTGATCTTTCAGGCGGGCGACTCGGACGAAGGTCGCGAGTTCGCGGCGTCCGCTGCGGACGCCATCTTCTCGCGGCACAGCACGCTGGAAGCCGGGCAGGCGTTCTATACCGACGTCAAGGGCAGGTTGGCGCGCTACGGGCGGCGCCATGACGAGTTGCTGATCCTCCCCGCCGCGACGTTCGTGATCGGCGACACCGATGACGAGGCGGCCGACCTCGCACACGAGGTCCGGCGCGCCCAGGTGTCCGGGCAGACGGCGATCAAGTTCCTCGAACAGGTTTGGAACCGCGACCTCTCCGATCATGACCCGGACGGGCCGCTGCCGGCGGTGGACCCGGTCGTGGGGGAGAACACCATCGCGCGAGGGCGGGCCAGTGTGCGCATGTTCCGGGACCCGCTCGCGATCGCCGCCGAGTGGCGGGCCAAAGCCGAGGCGCAGAACCTCACGACGCGCGAGCTGATCGTCGAAGTCACCGGGCGCCAGTCGTTCATCGGATCGCCCCAGACCATCGCGGAGACGATCGACCGATTCGTTCAGGCCGATGCCAGCGACGGATTCATCCTCGTCCCGCACATCACACCCGGCGGGCTCGACCCGTTCGTCGACCGGGTGGTGCCACTGCTCCAGGAGCGCGGGACGTACCGCACCGATTACACGGGCACCACGTTGCGCGACCACCTGGGACTGGCGCCGCTGCCGCGGCCGGCAGTGCGCACGAATGTCTCCGCAGAAGTGGCGTCGTAG
- a CDS encoding N-acyl-D-amino-acid deacylase family protein, translating into MFDLKITGGTVVDGTGADRFTADVAIKDGKIVEVHRRGPNDPVLSGDSAETIDAGGKIVAPGFVDIHTHYDGQVSWDSVLEPSSNHGVTTVVAGNCGVGFAPVRPGQEEWLIALMEGVEDIPGTALTEGITWGWESFGEYLDVIGQRELAVDMGTQIAHGAVRAYAMGERGARNEPATADDIKAMAKLVQEAIEAGALGFSSSRTLAHRAMDGEPVPGTFAAEDELFALGRATAAGGAAVFELAPQGAAGEDIIAPRKELDWMRRLGEEIDCALSFALIQVDADPNLWREQLDLSAAAHQAGSRLFPQVAARPFGMLLGFPGHHAFTHRPTYRRLVAECTREELAEKLAEPAVRAAILAENDLPIDPTKLFDGMFMLAQNAANRLYHIGEPPDYEPTVERTVAAIAEGRGVDPLAAMYDLMLEANAGAMLMYPMFNYSDGNHDAIREMLTHPAGVLGLSDGGAHCSMICDASYPTFLLTHWARDRHRGEKLPLEYVIRKQSHDTAQLYGMSDRGVIAVGKKADVNVINLDALTLHAPKMVHDLPAGGKRLVQGASGYDATIVSGTVTRRHGIDTGARPGRLVRGIR; encoded by the coding sequence GTCGAGGTGCACCGCCGCGGTCCGAACGACCCTGTGCTGTCCGGTGATTCGGCCGAGACCATCGATGCCGGCGGCAAGATCGTCGCGCCCGGGTTCGTGGACATTCATACCCACTACGACGGCCAGGTGAGCTGGGACAGCGTCCTGGAGCCGTCGAGCAACCACGGGGTGACGACGGTGGTCGCGGGCAACTGCGGCGTCGGCTTCGCGCCGGTGCGCCCCGGTCAGGAGGAATGGCTGATAGCGCTCATGGAGGGTGTCGAGGACATCCCCGGCACGGCCCTGACCGAGGGCATCACTTGGGGCTGGGAGAGTTTCGGCGAGTACCTCGACGTCATCGGGCAGCGCGAGCTGGCCGTCGACATGGGCACCCAGATCGCGCACGGCGCGGTCCGCGCGTACGCCATGGGGGAGCGCGGCGCCCGCAACGAACCCGCTACCGCCGACGACATCAAGGCCATGGCGAAACTGGTGCAGGAAGCGATCGAGGCCGGCGCGCTGGGCTTTTCGTCGTCACGCACGTTGGCGCACCGCGCCATGGACGGCGAACCCGTGCCCGGCACCTTCGCCGCCGAGGACGAGTTGTTCGCGCTGGGCCGGGCCACCGCGGCCGGCGGTGCGGCCGTCTTCGAGCTGGCTCCGCAGGGTGCCGCCGGCGAGGACATCATCGCGCCCCGCAAGGAACTCGACTGGATGCGACGGCTCGGCGAGGAGATCGACTGTGCGCTGAGCTTCGCGCTCATCCAGGTCGACGCCGACCCCAATCTGTGGCGCGAGCAGCTGGACCTTTCTGCCGCCGCACACCAGGCGGGCAGCCGGTTGTTCCCGCAGGTGGCGGCGCGGCCGTTCGGCATGCTGTTGGGCTTCCCCGGCCATCACGCGTTCACACACCGCCCGACCTACCGTCGGCTGGTCGCCGAATGCACGCGCGAAGAACTGGCCGAGAAGCTCGCCGAACCCGCGGTGCGGGCCGCGATCCTGGCAGAAAACGACCTGCCGATCGATCCCACGAAGCTGTTCGACGGCATGTTCATGCTGGCGCAGAATGCGGCAAATCGCTTGTACCACATCGGCGAACCGCCAGACTACGAGCCGACTGTCGAGCGCACCGTCGCTGCGATCGCCGAAGGGCGCGGTGTGGACCCGCTGGCTGCGATGTACGACCTGATGCTCGAAGCTAACGCCGGGGCCATGCTCATGTACCCGATGTTCAACTACTCGGACGGTAACCACGACGCCATCCGCGAGATGCTCACGCACCCTGCCGGCGTGCTCGGTCTCTCCGACGGCGGCGCCCACTGCAGCATGATCTGCGACGCCTCCTACCCGACGTTCCTGCTCACGCACTGGGCGCGCGACCGCCACCGCGGTGAGAAGCTGCCGCTGGAGTACGTGATCCGCAAGCAGTCGCACGACACCGCCCAGCTCTACGGCATGTCCGACCGCGGCGTCATCGCCGTCGGCAAGAAGGCCGACGTCAACGTCATCAATCTGGACGCGCTGACGCTGCACGCACCCAAGATGGTGCACGACCTGCCGGCCGGTGGAAAACGCTTGGTGCAGGGCGCAAGTGGCTACGACGCGACGATCGTCAGCGGCACCGTCACCCGCCGGCACGGCATCGACACCGGCGCGCGGCCGGGCCGCCTGGTCCGCGGCATCCGCTAG
- a CDS encoding LLM class flavin-dependent oxidoreductase: MATPLTVLDLVPISSGSTAPQALRNSIDLAKRAEALGYTRFWFAEHHLNPGIAGTSPAVLLALTAAETSTIRLGSGAVQMGHRTAVATVEEFGLLDALHPGRFDLGLGRSGGKPREPKVPVGAAVGTPSTRNGAHGLLIPPKFDPRPLLNSPRFALQRALLQLPGAQSQDYTDQINDILAFIAGVYRDADGLAARVVPGEGADLQIWILGSSGGESAEVAGTRGLRFASNYHVAPSSVLEATDAYRAAFRPSAELDAPYVAVSADVVVADDEATARELATGYGLWVRSIRTAEGAIPFPTPAEARAHNWTAAERELVADRVDTQFVGSAAQVADKLERLRDATGADELIITTIAHDHRDRVRSYELLADEWSRR, encoded by the coding sequence ATGGCTACTCCACTGACCGTGCTCGATCTGGTGCCGATCTCGTCGGGTTCGACTGCGCCGCAGGCGCTACGCAACAGTATCGACCTCGCCAAGCGCGCGGAGGCCCTGGGTTACACGCGCTTCTGGTTCGCCGAACATCACCTCAATCCCGGTATCGCCGGCACCTCACCGGCTGTGCTTCTCGCGCTGACCGCCGCGGAGACCTCCACGATCCGCCTGGGCTCGGGCGCGGTGCAGATGGGTCACCGAACCGCGGTTGCGACGGTCGAAGAGTTCGGTCTGCTCGACGCCCTGCACCCGGGCCGGTTCGATCTCGGCCTGGGACGCTCGGGCGGCAAGCCGCGGGAACCCAAGGTCCCGGTGGGTGCCGCGGTGGGCACCCCGAGCACCCGCAACGGGGCGCACGGGCTGCTGATCCCACCGAAGTTCGACCCGCGGCCGCTGTTGAATTCTCCGCGGTTCGCCCTCCAACGGGCGCTGCTGCAGCTGCCGGGCGCGCAGTCGCAGGACTACACCGACCAGATCAACGACATCCTGGCGTTCATCGCCGGGGTCTACCGCGACGCGGACGGCCTGGCGGCGCGGGTCGTCCCCGGGGAAGGCGCCGACCTTCAGATCTGGATCCTGGGCAGCAGCGGCGGGGAGAGCGCCGAAGTAGCCGGCACCAGAGGGCTGCGGTTCGCGAGCAACTACCACGTCGCACCGTCGTCGGTACTCGAGGCGACCGACGCCTACCGGGCCGCGTTCCGCCCATCGGCCGAACTCGACGCGCCCTACGTCGCCGTGTCGGCTGACGTCGTCGTCGCCGACGATGAGGCCACGGCGCGCGAACTCGCCACCGGATACGGCCTGTGGGTGCGCAGCATCCGCACCGCCGAAGGCGCCATCCCGTTTCCGACCCCGGCCGAGGCGCGGGCGCACAACTGGACGGCCGCCGAACGTGAACTCGTCGCGGACCGGGTTGACACCCAGTTCGTCGGGTCCGCCGCACAGGTCGCCGACAAGTTGGAACGGCTGCGCGATGCCACTGGGGCCGACGAGTTGATCATCACCACCATCGCCCATGACCACCGGGACCGGGTGCGTTCCTACGAGCTGTTGGCCGACGAGTGGTCCCGGCGGTGA
- a CDS encoding TetR/AcrR family transcriptional regulator: MPPDTRQSMVLAAVELLRERGVDGVTLDDVLSRSGAPRGSIYHHFPAGRAQIIDEAAQLSGDAISRLISNAAPGGPAAIVDAFTAFWRKLLQQSDFAAGCPVVSIAVSAVPGSALAQHANQIFRTWHQLVTDCLVADGLDTAVARRLATMSLGAIEGAITMCRATSSLQPLDDVNAELKLLLAARSLFAADSRTPKGS, encoded by the coding sequence ATGCCGCCCGACACCCGCCAGTCGATGGTGCTCGCTGCCGTCGAGCTGTTGCGTGAACGCGGCGTAGACGGCGTCACGCTCGACGACGTGCTGAGCCGCAGCGGCGCACCTCGGGGCTCGATCTACCATCATTTCCCCGCCGGGCGTGCGCAGATCATCGACGAGGCCGCGCAGCTCAGCGGTGATGCCATCTCGCGGCTCATCTCCAATGCCGCGCCTGGTGGGCCGGCCGCCATTGTCGATGCGTTCACCGCGTTCTGGCGAAAGCTGCTGCAGCAGAGCGATTTCGCCGCCGGATGTCCGGTGGTGTCCATTGCCGTCAGTGCTGTGCCCGGCTCGGCGCTGGCCCAGCACGCCAATCAGATTTTCCGAACCTGGCATCAGTTGGTCACCGATTGCCTGGTGGCCGATGGCCTCGACACCGCAGTCGCCCGCAGGCTGGCCACCATGTCGCTCGGGGCCATCGAAGGTGCGATCACCATGTGCCGCGCCACGTCGAGCCTGCAGCCGCTCGATGATGTCAACGCCGAACTGAAGCTGTTGTTGGCAGCCCGGTCACTCTTTGCCGCCGACTCACGTACTCCGAAGGGAAGTTGA
- a CDS encoding LLM class flavin-dependent oxidoreductase, with translation MPDSSSRIHLAVALDGAGWHPAAWREPDARPADLFGAGYWTDLVLEAERGALDFVTIEDSLAVQSDDPFVPDHRVDRVRGRLDAVLIAARVAPRTRRIGLVPTAVVTHTEPFHVSKSIATLDYVSAGRAGVRVQIAGRPDVAAHFGRREAAARSRADEYFAETADYVEVLRRLWDSWEDDAEIRDAATGRFIDRDKLHYIDFSGRWFSVKGPSITPRPPQGQPIVAALGHGRAAHELIAGSADVGFVTPGDAAQAVAVVGEIRGLQHDAGRGSEPLHIFGDVVVFLDDSASAAQARRRRLDDLAGAEYRSDAAVFAGTAAQLADLLTEWHGAGLTGFRLRPAALPHDLLQITEQLVPELRRRGLFRDEYEADTLRGLLGLSHPANRYARSSQ, from the coding sequence ATGCCTGATTCGTCGAGCCGAATCCATCTGGCCGTGGCGCTGGACGGCGCCGGCTGGCACCCGGCCGCCTGGCGCGAACCCGATGCGCGACCCGCCGATCTCTTCGGCGCCGGCTACTGGACCGACCTGGTCCTCGAGGCAGAGCGTGGAGCGTTGGACTTCGTCACCATCGAGGATTCGTTGGCGGTCCAGTCCGACGATCCCTTCGTGCCGGACCATCGCGTCGATCGGGTCCGTGGCCGGTTGGACGCGGTTCTGATCGCGGCGCGGGTCGCGCCACGTACCCGGCGGATCGGGCTGGTGCCGACGGCCGTCGTCACCCACACCGAGCCGTTCCACGTGTCGAAGTCCATCGCGACGCTCGACTACGTGAGCGCCGGCCGGGCCGGCGTGCGCGTCCAGATCGCCGGCCGCCCGGATGTCGCTGCGCACTTCGGGCGACGTGAGGCTGCGGCCCGGTCGCGGGCCGACGAGTACTTCGCCGAGACCGCCGATTACGTCGAGGTGCTACGTCGGTTGTGGGACAGCTGGGAGGACGACGCGGAGATCCGCGATGCGGCCACCGGGCGCTTCATCGACCGGGACAAGCTGCACTACATCGACTTCAGCGGCCGCTGGTTCTCGGTCAAAGGTCCGTCCATCACGCCGCGCCCACCGCAGGGGCAGCCGATCGTCGCGGCGCTGGGCCACGGCCGCGCCGCCCACGAGTTGATCGCCGGCAGTGCGGACGTCGGGTTCGTCACCCCTGGCGATGCCGCACAGGCCGTAGCTGTCGTCGGGGAAATCCGTGGGCTGCAGCACGACGCGGGCCGCGGGTCCGAGCCGTTGCACATCTTCGGCGACGTGGTGGTGTTTCTCGACGACAGCGCGTCGGCGGCACAGGCCCGCAGGCGCCGGCTCGACGACCTCGCCGGTGCCGAGTACCGGAGCGATGCAGCAGTTTTCGCCGGAACCGCCGCACAATTGGCCGACCTGCTGACGGAGTGGCACGGCGCCGGGTTGACGGGATTTCGGCTGCGGCCGGCGGCCCTACCGCACGACCTGCTCCAGATCACCGAGCAACTGGTGCCCGAACTGCGGCGCCGCGGACTCTTCCGCGACGAGTACGAAGCGGACACGTTACGTGGCCTGCTCGGGCTGTCACATCCGGCCAACCGTTACGCAAGGAGCAGCCAATGA